A region of Anticarsia gemmatalis isolate Benzon Research Colony breed Stoneville strain chromosome 10, ilAntGemm2 primary, whole genome shotgun sequence DNA encodes the following proteins:
- the LOC142976111 gene encoding organic cation transporter protein-like yields the protein MDVKTEEQRDVKRKIDLDTILVEEIGQFGKFQLRTYVLAVIVAIFSSWVSTEYVFTSARINTRCLIPECDGDQPEWSPYWLPNALPLASNQMSLDNCQRFGNVSVLPRVVDSDTCPSSLFDRSRRLPCDEYVYENTNTVVYDFGLACNEWARTMIGTIGTLGALVAQPVTGYISDRWGRRVALSITAFNSGWLGVLRYWAGTYIGFVVSKFVEAVVGSGSYSSAYILMMEFMGPKYRVAAGASMMTFFSIGHILMALLAWAFPYWKHLTLALYIPQLLTISYFWLISESARWYMSKGRFEESEALLKKAARVNGRQLSDKSLEALRQNAIEEAKRRALESETASQEWLVMTVFRHKRVLLRCIVAPIWWMTSTFVSFGLTINAVNLSGNRYLNYMLVASVEIPGHWVAVYLLKKIGRKPVLILSFWLCAACQIAYVFIPEGYYEISLTVYLVAKFSIAMEVVAVYIYTAELYPTVRRQSLFAFTSMIGRVGSMLAPLTPAFGEQWFEELPFVLFGSMALLAGALIFLTPETRGTKLPDTFEEANNIGRNVDKTEK from the exons ATGGACGTAAAGACTGAAGAACAGAGAGATGTGAAACGTAAGATAGACTTAGACACGATCCTTGTAGAAGAAATAGGTCAGTTCGGCAAGTTTCAGTTGAGGACTTACGTCCTTGCTGTTATTGTGGCTATATTTTCCTCGTGGGTGTCCACTGAGTATGTGTTTACGAGTGCGAGAATTAATACCAG GTGTTTGATCCCTGAATGTGATGGAGACCAGCCAGAATGGTCTCCCTACTGGCTGCCAAACGCACTGCCTCTGGCCTCCAATCAGATGTCATTAGATAACTGTCAGCGTTTCGGCAATGTGTCTGTTCTGCCACGTGTAGTCGACAGTGACACTTGTCCGAGCTCACTGTTCGACAGAAGCAGGAGGCTACCTTGTGACGAGTATGTCTATGAGAATACCAATACTGTTGTATATGAT TTTGGTCTAGCATGCAACGAATGGGCGCGAACAATGATCGGTACAATAGGTACGCTAGGCGCACTAGTCGCTCAGCCCGTCACCGGCTACATCTCAGACCGATGGGGGCGTCGCGTGGCGCTCTCCATCACGGCCTTCAACTCTGGCTGGCTTGGGGTCCTGAGGTACTGGGCTGGCACTTACATTGGCTTCGTGGTGTCTAAGTTTGTGGAAGCCGTTGTGGGCTCTGGTAGTTATTCCAGCGCTTACATCTTAA TGATGGAGTTCATGGGTCCCAAATACCGAGTGGCAGCCGGCGCTTCCATGATGACCTTCTTCTCAATCGGGCATATTCTTATGGCTTTATTAGCATGGGCTTTCCCGTACTGGAAACACCTTACACTAGCACTGTACATCCCACAACTACTAACAATTTCATACTTCTGGTTGATATCTGAGTCAGCTCGCTGGTATATGAGTAAAGGACGTTTTGAGGAATCAGAAGCTTTGTTGAAGAAAGCAGCAAGGGTGAACGGGAGACAGTTGTCAGATAAATCTTTGGAGGCGTTACGACAGAACGCGATAGAGGAGGCTAAGAGAAGAGCCTTGGAGTCGGAGACTGCGAGCCAGGAGTGGCTGGTGATGACCGTGTTCAGACATAAGCGAGTATTACTCCGGTGTATAGTAGCACCTATCTGGTGGATGACTAGCACATTCGTCTCCTTCGGCCTGACTATCAATGCAGTGAATTTATCAGGAAACAGATACCTGAACTATATGTTGGTAGCGTCAGTAGAGATCCCTGGCCACTGGGTCGCGGTGTATCTTTTGAAGAAGATTGGAAGAAAACCAGTGCTTATTCTGTCGTTTTGGTTGTGTGCTGCGTGTCAGATAGCTTATGTCTTCATTCCTGAAG GTTATTACGAGATATCCCTGACGGTATACCTGGTGGCCAAGTTCAGTATAGCGATGGAAGTAGTGGCGGTGTACATATACACGGCGGAGCTGTACCCCACCGTGAGGAGACAGAGTCTGTTCGCGTTCACCTCCATGATAGGACGAGTGGGCTCCATGCTGGCGCCGCTTACACCTGCCTTT GGCGAGCAATGGTTTGAGGAGCTGCCATTCGTGTTGTTCGGCAGTATGGCGCTGCTGGCGGGAGCGCTGATCTTCCTCACGCCGGAGACGAGAGGAACTAAGCTGCCTGACACCTTCGAAGAGGCTAATAATATTGGCCGCAATGTTGACAAGACTGAAAAATGA